A genomic window from Algoriphagus sp. Y33 includes:
- a CDS encoding AraC family transcriptional regulator, with protein sequence MKKPLQKSKIPSNKVFVIKELRESYLDKYWHSHEEYQLNVILKGRGTRYIGDHMKPFKEGDLVLTGPNLPHVWRSDNAYFDQEHGLDTHDIVIYFPESFMGKDALQKEEFEEIGKLLARADRGLEITGQTNKTVVKMMKDLVHRKGGASIIGLLEILEVLAHSTELEPITHIDYKNNYTANEKDKISEILEYVLKNFKGKITLQEVASLANMSESAFSRYFKSRVNKSFSDFLGDVRISNARRLLHDEDLNISQVCYESGFPTLSNFNKQFKDRIGKTPLNYKKEFMDTF encoded by the coding sequence ATGAAGAAGCCGCTGCAAAAATCCAAAATCCCAAGTAATAAAGTTTTTGTTATCAAGGAATTGAGGGAGTCCTACCTCGACAAATACTGGCATTCTCATGAAGAGTATCAATTGAATGTAATTCTGAAGGGTAGGGGAACGCGATATATCGGAGATCATATGAAGCCTTTCAAAGAAGGCGACTTGGTGCTTACCGGACCAAATCTTCCACATGTCTGGCGAAGTGATAATGCTTATTTTGATCAGGAACATGGATTGGATACTCATGATATTGTCATTTATTTTCCTGAGAGTTTTATGGGTAAAGACGCTTTGCAAAAGGAAGAATTCGAGGAAATAGGGAAATTGCTTGCCAGAGCAGATAGGGGATTGGAGATCACAGGGCAGACCAATAAGACAGTGGTGAAAATGATGAAAGACCTGGTACACCGCAAGGGTGGGGCGAGCATTATTGGTCTCTTGGAAATTCTGGAAGTTTTAGCCCATTCCACCGAGTTGGAGCCCATCACACATATAGATTATAAGAATAATTATACCGCCAACGAAAAAGACAAAATTTCGGAAATACTGGAATATGTCCTGAAAAACTTCAAGGGGAAAATCACTCTTCAGGAGGTAGCGTCTCTTGCCAACATGTCTGAGAGTGCATTTAGCAGGTATTTCAAAAGCCGGGTAAATAAATCCTTCTCCGATTTTCTGGGGGACGTTCGGATCAGCAATGCCAGAAGACTACTTCACGACGAAGACCTGAACATTAGTCAGGTTTGTTACGAAAGCGGTTTTCCCACGCTTTCCAACTTCAACAAGCAGTTTAAGGACCGAATCGGCAAAACCCCGCTTAACTATAAAAAGGAATTCATGGATACATTTTAA
- a CDS encoding LytTR family DNA-binding domain-containing protein: protein MIQAIAIDDESMALEVVKSHASKVPFLELIAVFTDGVEGLEYLKTNSVDLVFLDINMPDISGVELAALLPKETLVIFTTAYSDYAVQGFELDALDYLLKPFNLMRFLKACQKAQEWLELQPSREPQFIYVKTTEGQLKVRFDELMCCEATGNYVTFHLRNEKIISRSTLAEIEKSLPSFFLRTHRSYIVNMKLVEKAERHQLLIGTHPFPVSSTYQDQVMERFENN from the coding sequence ATGATTCAAGCCATAGCAATAGACGATGAATCCATGGCTCTGGAAGTGGTAAAATCCCACGCCTCCAAAGTCCCTTTTTTAGAACTGATAGCCGTTTTTACTGATGGTGTGGAAGGATTGGAATACCTTAAGACCAATTCTGTAGACTTGGTCTTTCTGGATATCAATATGCCCGATATCAGTGGTGTGGAACTGGCGGCACTGCTGCCTAAGGAAACACTTGTGATCTTCACCACGGCCTATTCAGACTATGCGGTTCAGGGCTTTGAACTCGATGCGCTTGATTATTTATTGAAGCCGTTTAATCTGATGAGATTTCTCAAAGCATGCCAAAAAGCCCAGGAATGGCTAGAGCTTCAGCCTTCCCGAGAACCGCAGTTTATCTATGTGAAAACTACCGAAGGACAGCTCAAAGTGAGGTTTGATGAGCTGATGTGCTGTGAGGCCACGGGTAATTATGTGACTTTTCACCTGCGGAATGAAAAAATCATAAGCCGCTCGACACTGGCTGAAATAGAAAAGTCGCTCCCCTCCTTTTTCCTCAGAACACACCGCTCCTACATCGTAAATATGAAACTAGTGGAAAAAGCTGAGCGTCACCAGCTCTTGATAGGAACTCATCCTTTTCCGGTCAGCAGCACCTATCAGGATCAGGTGATGGAAAGATTCGAAAATAACTGA
- a CDS encoding peroxiredoxin has translation MKYKLFHEPLSATWVLVFMALKTGSIAPEFNLKSTGSKTINSSTDLKGKPFILYFYPKDFTKGCTAEACEFRDQFEAFRNLDIPVLGISKDDMETHERFKKEHRLPFDLLSDPSGKVCKSYDALIPLIKMPKRITYLIDKDHKIAAVFSEMFESKGHIQSMLKNLQK, from the coding sequence GTGAAATACAAGTTATTCCACGAACCATTATCAGCGACTTGGGTTTTAGTATTTATGGCATTAAAAACGGGAAGTATTGCACCGGAATTCAATCTCAAATCCACCGGCTCTAAAACAATCAATTCGTCCACTGATTTGAAAGGCAAACCCTTCATCTTATACTTTTATCCGAAAGATTTCACCAAAGGGTGTACGGCTGAGGCCTGTGAATTTAGAGACCAATTTGAAGCATTTAGAAATCTGGATATTCCTGTACTGGGAATCAGCAAGGATGATATGGAAACTCATGAAAGATTTAAAAAGGAACATAGACTTCCATTTGATTTGCTTTCAGATCCTTCGGGTAAAGTGTGTAAATCTTACGATGCGCTCATCCCTCTGATCAAAATGCCGAAGCGCATCACCTATCTCATTGACAAAGACCACAAGATAGCGGCAGTGTTCTCAGAGATGTTTGAGTCAAAAGGACATATCCAAAGTATGCTGAAAAATCTGCAAAAGTAG
- a CDS encoding sensor histidine kinase, with translation MKSTRFVFRDLEWWITTLVFLIIVLTNIVISMTSNYFPVEEFFGIVFLPIVLYIGFYVMHLIVIPKYLKDKNVLHLVLFSVLTATVTAALSGGCAGANGVNAERFFRFYFSTIALYSGYLVTAILLQKMFLPPVFKDFQLYNSIRLFTMFLFISIFLFASQLFVNEVVLVIFLLIIPAIAFFILYNYFLLYRNKVEGNTKAYRWFLWGLITIISFVFLVISIDEKTPEILLLGTGMILILIFVIFPLSNLIFRKYEDYIGKIDDLSVRVNQSSANLSFLRSQINPHFLFNALNTLYGAALMENAEKTSDGIQKLGDMMRFMLHENQMDKIPLTREIDYLRNYLDLQMLRFKNESNLDVEIKLSDDVCEGSIAPMLLIPYVENAFKHGISTKSKSWIKINLRCLQGSVHLDVVNSIHPKKQTEDPRDESGIGLVNVKSRLAHFYPKKHNLTIVANDTEHFVHLSVQL, from the coding sequence ATGAAATCAACTAGATTTGTGTTTCGAGATTTGGAATGGTGGATCACCACCCTTGTTTTTTTGATTATAGTGCTGACAAATATTGTGATCAGCATGACTTCAAATTACTTTCCGGTAGAGGAATTCTTCGGAATAGTCTTTTTGCCAATAGTCCTCTACATAGGCTTCTATGTGATGCATCTGATCGTCATCCCAAAATACCTGAAGGATAAAAATGTTCTTCATCTGGTATTATTCAGTGTGTTGACCGCTACAGTGACCGCTGCGCTTTCAGGTGGATGCGCAGGAGCCAACGGCGTAAACGCAGAGCGGTTCTTTCGCTTTTATTTCAGCACCATCGCACTTTACTCAGGGTATTTGGTCACTGCTATTTTATTACAAAAGATGTTCCTACCCCCGGTATTCAAGGACTTCCAACTGTACAACAGCATACGCTTGTTTACGATGTTTCTTTTTATAAGCATCTTCTTATTTGCATCACAGCTATTTGTAAACGAGGTAGTTTTGGTTATTTTCTTACTAATCATTCCCGCTATAGCATTCTTTATTCTCTACAATTATTTTCTACTGTATAGAAATAAAGTAGAAGGAAATACCAAAGCTTACCGTTGGTTTCTGTGGGGGTTGATCACAATTATCTCCTTCGTTTTCCTTGTGATTTCAATAGACGAAAAAACACCTGAAATTTTACTCTTGGGTACTGGAATGATCTTGATTCTGATCTTTGTTATTTTTCCCCTATCCAATCTGATTTTCCGAAAATATGAGGATTATATAGGTAAAATCGATGATTTGTCGGTACGGGTAAACCAGAGTTCTGCCAACCTTAGTTTTCTGAGATCCCAGATCAATCCACACTTTCTTTTCAATGCGCTGAATACGCTCTATGGAGCTGCACTGATGGAAAATGCCGAAAAAACCTCAGATGGCATCCAAAAACTCGGAGATATGATGCGTTTTATGCTTCATGAAAACCAGATGGATAAAATCCCACTTACCAGAGAGATCGATTATCTGAGGAATTACCTGGATCTGCAGATGCTCCGTTTCAAAAACGAATCAAACCTGGATGTAGAAATCAAACTGTCCGATGATGTATGCGAGGGAAGTATTGCGCCCATGCTGTTGATTCCTTATGTGGAAAATGCCTTCAAACACGGGATTAGTACAAAAAGCAAGTCCTGGATCAAGATCAATCTGAGATGTCTACAGGGCTCAGTGCATCTGGATGTGGTAAACAGTATCCATCCAAAAAAGCAGACGGAAGATCCCAGAGATGAATCCGGAATAGGTTTGGTAAACGTCAAAAGCAGATTGGCTCATTTCTACCCAAAAAAGCATAACTTAACCATCGTGGCAAATGACACTGAGCATTTTGTCCACCTTTCTGTGCAACTATAA